AACAGAATACTCAATATTCtgcaaaagcatttcaaaatacaAGAAGCCACACTCACCCTGTTTTGATGGTAAGAGTCTCCTCCTCAGTGTCTGAAAGCACAATCACTTTGATGGGTGTGTGAGGCACCTTCAGACTGTAAAACCTGGGGGAAAGAAACAGCAGCCATGTTCactctgctggcagtgctgcacaTTCCCTGCTGACACAGGAACATCAGCCACTCTCACTCCGTAATTCCCCCCATCCTACTTTTTCATTGCTAACTCTGGTAGAAATGGCAGGATGCAAATACCCAGTGACAAATGAAGGCTGGACATgacaaaaaaagcacatttcagaTATTCAGCCACAAATGGGGCTTACCTGATGGTGTTGTCTGATGTCAAGAGCACAATGTGGGGCTCCATGGTGTCACAGGGGTACCAGGCTGCATGCTTTAGGGTCAGGGATGTTGAGCTGGTGAAGAACCGCTCCGCAATAGGAATGGTGCTGCAATACAGAGCAGAGACTTGCACTGGGACCAGAAACACACAAGCTACTTCTAAAGGGAAGTGGGGGCAAGAAGAGCTAGAGACTCAATGAAAAGGTTTCAGAGTCTTTATCTTGTACTACTCTGAAAGTTGGAAAGGCAGCTTTAACTTGAAAGCCCTCTATTATTTCCCCCCAAATGTCTGGTTTTAGCTGCCACAGCTGAAAgatcccagaggagctgccccatctctggacatgtccaagaccaggttgggcagggcttagaacaacctggtctagtagacGGCGTCCCTATCCATAGCAGGAGTTGGAACTTGCTGGcctttaaggtctctttcaacccaaaccattccacaattCTGTGGAAAGCTAGGGAATACTAGGGGAGCATCTTGCTCCTCAGCAATTGCAACAACTTTAGAAGATCATTTATTTGGGTTGCTTGAAAAGCAGCAAGTATTTGAGTCAAAATGATTTCATTTGTGACTGCCCCACAACCCCAATACAACCTGTACCTTCCACCAGTGCCTTCTGTATCAACCTACCCCCAAGAAAGGGAGGCTGTGGAGGAAGAGTAGCAGGACAAGGGTGTCATTAACCACCTGAGGTCTCACCCACCTGCAGTTCACGGTGGGTTTCCCCCCTTCAAACTCGGAATTCTTGCCCCAGCGtttgggcagctccagcaccatgAGCCCCTTGGTACCAACGAGCGCCAcatggtgctgggcagggctcagcagcgTCTGGTGCACGTCGAAAAGGGGCGGGTTTATGCACAGAAGAGTCTGAAAACAGAAACGTTACAGGGAAGCACAAGCCGTTTAAAGCACTCAAAGCAAAGTATAGCTCATGTTTATTTTGGATGGTGATTTACACGGCACGGAATGAGGCACACAGCAGTGGGTTCCTTGGGGAAAGAcaccccagggcaggctgagggACGATGTTCCATCAAGGAACAGACCCCCTCAGCCCCGTGCCCACCATGGCCCTCCTCCCCTCACAGCTCGCATTCCCCCACATCCTCTCTGTCCCGTTTTTAACACTCTCCACACATCCCCACACGCCCCTCTTCCCTCACGGTCCCGCCCAGCCCCTCacaccccctcccctcctcagggcccctcacacccagcccagcccttctcTACAGGACTCCTCATCTCACACCCCAAAcgcccccagcccggccccctCCTCTTATCCCCTCGCAGCCTCCCCATTCCCTCACACCGCCcgccccagcccctgctcccctcaaTCCCCCTCGGCCCTCCATCCCCTCACCCCCTCCCGCCGGCGCTGGGCGCGGGCCGTACCTGGTAGCGGCCGAGCGCGGCGGGGTCGGTGCCGGTGCCGAGGCGGCGCAGGCCGATGGCGAGCAGGGCGGCGGCGGGCCcgtcccagagcagcaggtcGGAGCCCAGCCCGCACAGGAGGTCGCGGAGCCGCGGCGGGtggggggcggcgggcgcgcgCTCGCGGAGGCGGCCGAACAGCGCGTGCTGCGGCAGCGCCGTGCGCCACTGCTCAGCCGGGCCGCACTCGGCCGCCATCGCCCCGCGCGCCGCGCCGCCCTGACGTCACCGCCCGCGCGGCCAATGGGCGCCGCCTCCCGCGGACTACATTTCCCGGCGtgccccgcggccccggcgaTCTGTGGGCTCGGCGCGATGGCGGCGCCGGTGCGGGGGCACCGAGCGCGGTACAAGAGCCCGGGCGGGCCGCCCTGGAGGGAGACGTACCGCAGGGTGAGCGGGGAGCGGGCTGCGAGGGCGGGGACGTGGGCTCCTCCTCATTTGGACCTAATTCGATCCTCCCGGGGCTGGCCGTAGTGGTCCCGCTGGGGCGGGTGAGGCGCGCCCCGTCCGAAACTCTCTCTTAGGCACGTCCCGAGCTCCTTCTGCGGGTGCTCAGAGCTGTCCCCGCTGGGAGCTGTCATCCAACTCCCCTGCAGCCCGTCCGGGACATTGCCAGCCCTGGTCCCTCCCCCGTGCCCCCCTCAGGGATTCCCAGTCTCTCGGCCCTGTGGACACGCCTCCGCCGTGTCTCCCCccggctcccccagccccggtGCCCGCCGTGCCCCCCTCAGGGATTCCCGGTCTCTCGGCCCTGTGGACACGCCTCCGCCGTGTCTCCCCccggctcccccagccccggtGCCCGCCGTGTCCCGCCCCAGCCGGCGCTGACGGCCCCGGGCGCTCTCCCCTCCCCGCAGCGCTGCATGGAGCGGCTGAGGAGCAGCCGGGCCAAGCTGCTGGATCGCTACCGCCAGGCCGGGGACGGGGCgtgcggggcggccccgggcgcGCTGCTGGTGCAGGAGGTGATGGAGCTGGAATGGCAGGAGCTGCGGGACAGGCTGCCCGGCCTCGGCGGAGAGCCCATGGAGCAGGTCAGTGCTGGGTCCCCGGAGTCAACACACGTTGGTGATACGGGAGTAGCAAATACAGCTCCCTGCGGGTCTGACTTCAGCTTCTCACTGGAGCCGACAAAACTCAAGAGCTTCAGGGTTTCCTgttctgcagctcaggcagggcGTTGAGCTGTGAAAGTGCCTTTGGGCATGAGTGGGGAAATTCCTTATTTCTTTCATAAACAGCCTGTGGATCACAGCAGAGGGTTGGTTTCCTTATCTGTGCTTTTTATAGCTGGTTGTCACTTCCCTCTTCTGAGAATGGAAATGAAACCTGAATGTCTTAAAAAGCAAGTTCTTGGACAGGCTGTACTAGGATGCATTCTGGCTGGCTCTGCACTTGTGTTTACAGTACAGACTGCTTCCCACAGTGCATGGGTTTGCAAGTAGAGGGATTTACTAGACAGGAGAATAAGAGTGGATTTATGATGCTCAGTCAGGTGCTGGAAGTGAGAAAGTGGCTGGAATGGGAGGATCACTGACTGATTCACCTTTCAGATGCTGGAGGACCCTgatgagctggcagtgctggaagagATCCAACAAGAACTGATCTTGCAAGGTAAGATCTTTGCACATCTTCTGACTCCTCTTTGATGTGTAACTTCCTGGTaatgcagaggagctgaggttGTACTCCTTGGTTCTTGCAAACCACGTGATACAGGGGAAGAGCCTCCTCAGAAATCTTGTTGAGGCTTTGAGATATTGAGACCTCCTCTCACAGTTTTAAGAGTATAAGTGGCATTTTAAGGCCAGAGAAACAGGACTGAGATCTTTTAGCTCTAGGAACCTTTATAAATTAATTCAGGATGTTTCTAAAGTGCTGATCAGAAAGTAGAAAGAGATGAGCTgagccacagaaaaaaaaccagattatCAGGAATGATTTCACCAAGTGCAGAAATCTGAGCCAGAGGAGTAAAAGTTCTTAGAAACTCCTATCCAGCCCCGCCTGCatcagcccagcagctgtgcctgtgctgcccagcaggcCCTGAGGgtgctttgctgtgctgtgttgttGCAGAGCAGTTGGTCATCGAGGAGTACGAGCGGAGCCTGCGCTTCGATGAGGAATGTCTCAACGCCATGCTGGACGGCCTGGATGCCACTGACAGGGTCATCTGCCCTGTATGTAGGAAGTAAGAAAGCCCTTGGCATTGGAATCAGATTCCTCACTCTCCTGCAGCAGTCTGGGCTTAGAAACGTGCAGAGAGGCTGCTGTTTATTTCAACAAAATAGAAATGCCTGAGCAATGATCTAAATCTTATTGGGGGGatgttgggttggttttggggtttttcttgcTAAAATCTTCTCTTGTTCGGGGTGCCATGATGCTCATTGTTTGGTCCTCCCAGGAATAACCTGACTGTGAAGGCTCACTTGGTTTGTTGCCAGTGTGGATTGTACATCAGCACACAGGTAAGCTGCACTGTGAAACTTTGTGTGTGgcacccctgctgctgcagaggcagctttAAGCTACAGACAGGAACTTCAGCTGACTTTTAATGAATTATTCTCAGGATATGACAGAAGGGAAGCTTCGGTCACTGCTGGAAAGCACCTTGACAGAGCACAGTCAGAGGTGCCTGCACAGCCCCGAGTTCACAGTCACCAGTGGCATGGAGGAGGAAGCCAGTCTGCTGATGAGCTGCCCTGTGAGTGCAAATGTCAGGTTCCTGGAAAGGATCCCTGCTTGGATCCATGGCTCAATGACATGGGCAGAAACCACAAGTCTGTTGGTCCCTGGGTTTGTGTGGCTGTTTTTCACAAAATTCCTTGGAAATGGCTTTACCTTTGACCACCAGTAACCATAAAAGAGAAGTTCCAAAGTACACACCTTTAACTGCTGGATTAGGGAATCTTTCAGGGACCTGTCAAATTCAGTGCCCTAACTTTAGCCAGCAACTTCTAAGCCTTGTGTGCACCATCTGATAAGTGGTTCatgaagctttaaaaattacttaagcCTCCTGAAAGAACTTCATCCAGGTATCTCAGAGAACACACAGCAGCCCTTAGGCTCAAGCTAGAGCTGGTGCTTGCTTTGCTATGTAAAACCTGTGTGAGTATAGTGGTAGGGGCAGAGCATTTCAAATACAGCCATGGAATTTAAGTTGGAAAGACCCCTAGGATCAAGTCCAGCCATTCCCCTAGCACTGACAAGGCCACaactgacccatgtccccaagtgccacatctacatgtctttttaatctctccagggatggtggctcctCCACTACccagggcagcctctgccagtgCTCAACAactcttttgtgatttttttccccccaattgaataatttttcctGTTCAAATAGTTTTGAACTTTACATATTAACACAGTTCTCTGTTCAACTTTTTTGTGAAGGTCTGTGACTCCTGGATGATTCTCCTCTAAGGTGGTTGAGCTGCTGCTTTACTTCTGGAATACTTCAATACTAAACTTCACCCAGAGCTGCTAGGACTCTTGTGTACATATTTCTAACTGCTGTGTCAAAAAGACACTTCAAAAGGCACAGTATTGCCTTGATCTGCACTTTTAACCACACAGGAcatgttttgaaataaatatatttagtttATTTTGGCCTTGGTGTTGTCTTTAATACTACATCAGTGATCTCACAGCTCATGTTAGACTTCAGCTTTGAGTTTAAATGAACCTTAAATAAAGAAACTAACTTAAATAAACTTAAAACCTTCAAACAGCAATTGGAGACACTGGTTTAAGTAGAAGTGCTTGGCCATCACTGCCACAACTACTGTGAGCTCTGCCATGACTTTCATGGCAGCTCTGGTAcagcaggaagaagagaaaCCACCCTTTTCAATGATATGTTGAACAGTTTTTATTCTTCACATTCACTCTTAATTGTACAAAAAGCCCCATGCAGGGCGAGGCAATTCTGGCCTGTAGCACTGGAGAACTTGATTGGGGCTGCACCATCACTACAACTCCCCACATCCAAGTGAGAATCCTCCTTCTCCACCTTCCACGTTACTTACTCTCTGTATCCACTGTGAAGATATATTTGGGTATTGCTGGATGAAGCAGCACTGTGGAATACCCACGCTTGAGGCTGAGTTTCCTAGCCTGACCTACTGACATTTGACAAAGCTTTTAAGGTCTTCAAGGAATTTGATGTactcctggtgctccagggcagtgctgagctctaTTAACTCATCAGCAAAGGCGTTGTCCACTCCTCTGTCAGCCAGGAAATCCATCAGGTGATCGTAGAGAGCCTGGAGCAAGGAACAGAAACCTTCCTTAGTGgaacacacctgggcagggggtGCATTAACATGGCCCCTGGCACTTCCTCCCAGGAAAatcaggcccagctcccactgctgcctttcATATTTCCCAGATTCTGCACTCATCAGTGTGTGACTGAACTTCATTTTCAGTGTTggcaagttc
This genomic stretch from Serinus canaria isolate serCan28SL12 chromosome 19, serCan2020, whole genome shotgun sequence harbors:
- the RPAIN gene encoding RPA-interacting protein — its product is MAAPVRGHRARYKSPGGPPWRETYRRRCMERLRSSRAKLLDRYRQAGDGACGAAPGALLVQEVMELEWQELRDRLPGLGGEPMEQMLEDPDELAVLEEIQQELILQEQLVIEEYERSLRFDEECLNAMLDGLDATDRVICPVCRKNNLTVKAHLVCCQCGLYISTQDMTEGKLRSLLESTLTEHSQRCLHSPEFTVTSGMEEEASLLMSCPVCDSWMILL